A single region of the Procambarus clarkii isolate CNS0578487 chromosome 81, FALCON_Pclarkii_2.0, whole genome shotgun sequence genome encodes:
- the LOC138358072 gene encoding ARL14 effector protein-like, giving the protein MSLDNLHSQQSLKFLKQCNAEDQKLIAKQSELNLDGESQVCLRHEALLLTKFEFLQKTCCDPFKKKCHLKRKDLRPITVATAEKMSDMLKVSIKPGQKLCTSCRKEFDSKQVSESSSTESDGPADNMEICESVNTSLSVLGISPIKYQPVNARDKHGYAKSKISQAQEIIAEQIAAIGNIDSQNLLVPSSSQHCTNCQDFNKLIEEMKLKFQVAKRQEKIQTLTLVPQS; this is encoded by the coding sequence ATGTCACTCGACAACCTACACTCCCAACAAAGCTTGAAGTTTCTAAAACAGTGTAATGCAGAAGATCAAAAACTGATAGCAAAGCAAAGTGAACTGAACTTGGATGGAGAATCTCAAGTATGCCTCCGTCATGAAGCTTTGCTGTTgacaaaatttgaatttttgcaAAAAACTTGCTGTGATCCCTTCAAGAAGAAATGCCATCTAAAGCGAAAAGATTTGCGACCAATCACAGTAGCTACTGCAGAGAAAATGTCAGATATGCTGAAAGTCAGTATTAAGCCTGGCCAAAAGTTGTGCACATCATGCAGAAAGGAATTCGACAGTAAGCAGGTAAGTGAGTCCAGCTCTACTGAATCTGatggccctgctgataatatgGAAATCTGTGAAAGTGTAAACACAAGTTTATCAGTATTAGGCATCTCACCTATTAAATATCAACCAGTTAATGCAAGGGATAAGCATGGTTATGCAAAGAGTAAGATTAGCCAAGCACAGGAAATAATTGCCGAGCAGATTGCTGCAATTGGAAATATTGATAGCCAAAACCTGTTGGTACCAAGTTCTAGCCAACATTGCACAAATTGCCAAGACTTCAATAAACTCATTGAAGAAATGAAGCTAAAATTCCAGGTAGCAAAGCGCCAAGAAAAAATACAAACCCTAACCCTCGTGCCACAAAGCTAG